The following coding sequences are from one Daphnia pulex isolate KAP4 chromosome 11, ASM2113471v1 window:
- the LOC124207244 gene encoding probable serine hydrolase isoform X1, with translation MESNKIKHLQFKEELQIPVSWGYLAAKVWGPEDGLPILALHGWQDNAGSFDTIAPLLPLNTRLVCLEFCGHGFSSHYPPGMFLSLYDHIYHVKMVIDFFRWEKVTLMGHSMGGQIATFVASIFSDKILKLISLDALKLRSSDPDNFSNEMKSVLTDFQSMAKKMEQVPRTSSITTYNQAREKLIRNYSGSVEAKHADILLARSLRKKGDDEYEYTRDLRTIIRPFLFNDFTTEKLREIARGILCPFLLIRARNSITSVSSEPVQLHQEFIEIYRNASKDFQLIEMDGKHHIHLTHPELVAPYICDFLNKNI, from the exons ATGGagtcaaacaaaatcaaacaccTGCAATTCAAAGAAGAATTACAAATTCCAGTTTCATGGGGCTACCTTGCCG CTAAGGTATGGGGCCCAGAGGATGGTTTACCAATATTGGCCCTCCACGGATGGCAGGATAATGCAGGATCTTTTGACACCATTGCTCCTCTTCTCCCTTTAAATACTCGTCTAGTGTGTCTTGAGTTCTGTG GGCATGGCTTTTCCTCCCACTACCCACCAGGAATGTTTTTGTCTCTGTATGACCATATTTATCATGTCAAAATGGTAATTGACTTTTTTCGGTGGGAAAAGGTTACTCTCATGGGCCACAG CATGGGAGGCCAAATTGCCACATTCGTTGCTTCGATATTTTCCGACAAAATCCTTAAGCTCATCAGTTTGGATGCTCTCAAGCTCCGATCTTCCGATCCAGACAACTTTAGCAATGAGATGAAAAGCGTTTTAACAGATTTTCAAAGCATGGCCAAAAAAATGGAGCAAGTCCCACGGACATCTTCCATCACAACATATAATCAAGCGCGTGAGAAACTCATCAGAAACTACTCTGGATCGGTTGAAGCCAAGCACGCCGACATCCTGCTTGCCCGTAGTTTGCGAAAGAAAGGCGATGATGAGTATGAATATACACGAGACTTGCGCACCATCATCCGCCCGTTCCTTTTCAATGATTTTACCACTGAAAAGCTCAGAGAAATAGCTCGTGGTATTTTATGCCCATTTCTGCTGATACGCGCAAGAAATTCGATTACTTCTGTCTCATCCGAACCGGTGCAATTGCACCAAGAATTCATCGAGATCTATCGCAACGCCAGTAAAGATTTCCAGTTGATTGAGATGGATGGTAAGCACCACATCCATTTAACTCACCCAGAATTGGTCGCTCCCTACATTTGCGATTTTctcaataaaaatatatag
- the LOC124207244 gene encoding uncharacterized protein LOC124207244 isoform X3, protein MLDYTVSNNIQEMPKLRVCCICGISSDYYRKDRNSRSFFNFPNPNIKKLVPFDKDLLERRLVAWKEVVGTNYDNVPIGLTCVCSDHFQSGKPAYFSNANDIDWIPSKNLDLLVTNKTRNTQYANVHSHYYNDEEGQEISCDLSMTSTENDPLDVQAAIHPPDPNTTDGVTGCFVDAKRPMVTIVSPELLRDATFSENPSTAVQCAIDDDNRIIVKTEIMDMEDEVPLNTGPNLTYSLISTSMADNGTQVDFDEPPSPIQLDKSTQTEMSSFPKGPNLAEQNN, encoded by the exons ATGTTGGATTACACGGTTTCGAACAACATACAAGAAATGCCAAAGTTAAGAGTGTGTTGTATTTGTGGTATTTCTTCAGATTATTATAGGAAGGATAGAAATTCCcgtagtttttttaattttccaaacCCGAATATCAAAAAGTTAGTGCCATTTGATAAGGATCTGTTGGAAAGGAGGCTTGTTGCATGGAAAGAAGTTGTTGGAACTAATTATGATAATGTCCCTATTGGACTGACTTGTGTTTGTTCTGACCACTTCCAATCAG GTAAACCAGCTTACTTTTCCAATGCAAACGATATTGATTGGATACCATCAAAGAATTTGGATCTGTTGGTCActaacaaaacaagaaacactCAATATGCTAACGTACATTCACACTATTACAATG ATGAGGAGGGACAGGAGATAAGTTGCGATCTTAGCATGACTTCCACAGAAAACGATCCACTTGATGTTCAAGCCGCAATACATCCGCCTGATCCGAATACAACAGACGGAGTGACTGGCTGTTTTGTTGATG CAAAGAGACCTATGGTGACTATTGTCAGTCCTGAATTATTACGTGATGCTACCTTTTCCGAAAATCCAAGTACTGCGGTTCAATGTGCAATAGATGACGACAACCGTATTATAgtcaaaacagaaataatgGATATGGAAG ATGAAGTTCCGTTGAATACTGGTCCCAATCTTACTTATTCTTTAATCTCGACGTCAATGGCCGATAACGGGACGCAG GTTGACTTTGATGAACCCCCAAGCCCAATCCAGTTGGACAAATCTACTCAGACAGAAATGTCCTCCTTCCCCAAAGGCCCAAACCTCGCGGAACagaataattga
- the LOC124207244 gene encoding uncharacterized protein LOC124207244 isoform X2, with product MPKYRKCCVTGCTSSAGTDKTRSFYRFPQVSSRTKQNLMFKIHHEKSVIIKKRRAAWIKAINRENFVVRVFTAVCSLHFHSGKPAVYRDESNIDWVPSLFMNGENNFTNKERDEESQNATAYSFTSTADATVEDNYITIKEEVLTGGSFEDEEGQEISCDLSMTSTENDPLDVQAAIHPPDPNTTDGVTGCFVDAKRPMVTIVSPELLRDATFSENPSTAVQCAIDDDNRIIVKTEIMDMEDEVPLNTGPNLTYSLISTSMADNGTQVDFDEPPSPIQLDKSTQTEMSSFPKGPNLAEQNN from the exons atgccTAAATATCGAAAGTGTTGTGTAACTGGATGTACTAGTTCGGCAGGAACGGATAAAACACGTTCATTTTACAGATTCCCACAAGTTAGTTccagaacaaaacagaatttaATGTTCAAGATTCATCATGAAAAAAGTGTCATCATCAAGAAACGAAGAGCTGCTTGGATAAAAGCAATTAATCGGGAGAACTTTGTTGTGAGAGTCTTCACTGCAGTGTGTTCTCTACATTTTCATAGTg GAAAACCAGCCGTGTACAGAGATGAGAGTAATATAGATTGGGTCCCATCGCTGTTCATGAATGGAGAGAACAACTTTACCAATAAAGAAAGAG atGAAGAATCTCAGAATGCTACCGCATATTCTTTCACCTCAACTGCTGATGCAACAGTAGAGGACAACTACATAACAATCAAGGAAGAAGTATTAACTGGTGGCTCTTTTGAAG ATGAGGAGGGACAGGAGATAAGTTGCGATCTTAGCATGACTTCCACAGAAAACGATCCACTTGATGTTCAAGCCGCAATACATCCGCCTGATCCGAATACAACAGACGGAGTGACTGGCTGTTTTGTTGATG CAAAGAGACCTATGGTGACTATTGTCAGTCCTGAATTATTACGTGATGCTACCTTTTCCGAAAATCCAAGTACTGCGGTTCAATGTGCAATAGATGACGACAACCGTATTATAgtcaaaacagaaataatgGATATGGAAG ATGAAGTTCCGTTGAATACTGGTCCCAATCTTACTTATTCTTTAATCTCGACGTCAATGGCCGATAACGGGACGCAG GTTGACTTTGATGAACCCCCAAGCCCAATCCAGTTGGACAAATCTACTCAGACAGAAATGTCCTCCTTCCCCAAAGGCCCAAACCTCGCGGAACagaataattga